One Festucalex cinctus isolate MCC-2025b chromosome 1, RoL_Fcin_1.0, whole genome shotgun sequence genomic region harbors:
- the LOC144020194 gene encoding uncharacterized protein LOC144020194 isoform X1, with protein sequence MEAIKKKMQMLKLDKENALDRAEQAETDQKAAEEKCKLLEDDLLALQKKLKGTEDELDKYSEALKEAQEKLELSEKTATDAEGDVASLNRRIQLVEEELDRAQERLATALQKLEEAEKAADESERGMKVVENRAMKDEEKMEIQELQLKEAKHIAEEADRKYEEVARKMVILESDLERSEERAEVAEVKCSDLEEELKNVTNNLKSLEAQSDKYSEKEDKYEEEIKVLSDRLKEAETRAEFAERTVSKLEKSIDDLEDNLSHAKEENIGMHQVLDQTLQELNSL encoded by the exons ATGGAGGCCATCAAGAAGAAGATGCAGATGCTGAAGTTGGACAAGGAGAACGCCCTGGACCGGGCGGAGCAGGCCGAGACGGACCAGAAGGCAGCGGAGGAGAAATGCAAGCTG CTGGAGGACGACCTGCTGGCTCTGCAGAAGAAGCTGAAGGGAACAGAAGATGAGCTGGACAAATACTCGGAGGCCCTGAAGGAAGCTCAAGAGAAACTGGAGCTGTCGGAGAAGACAGCCACCGAC GCGGAAGGTGATGTGGCGTCCCTCAACCGTAGGATCCAGCTGGTGGAGGAGGAGCTGGACCGGGCCCAGGAGAGGTTGGCCACGGCCCTGCAGAAGCTGGAGGAGGCCGAGAAGGCGGCAGACGAGAGTGAGAG AGGCATGAAGGTGGTGGAGAACAGAGCTATGAAAGATGAGGAGAAGATGGAGATCCAGGAGCTGCAGCTCAAGGAGGCCAAACACATCGCAGAGGAGGCCGACCGCAAATACGAGGAG GTGGCTCGTAAGATGGTGATCCTTGAGAGCGACCTCGAGAGATCTGAGGAGAGGGCGGAGGTTGCAGAAGT GAAGTGTAGCGACCTGGAGGAAGAGCTGAAAAACGTCACCAACAACCTCAAGTCCCTTGAGGCCCAGTCTGacaag TACTCTGAGAAAGAAGACAAATACGAGGAGGAGATCAAGGTCCTGAGTGACAGACTGAAGGAG GCGGAAACCCGTGCGGAATTTGCAGAAAGGACAGTGTCCAAGCTGGAAAAGTCCATAGATGATTTGGAAG ACAATCTATCGCATGCAAAAGAGGAAAACATAGGAATGCACCAAGTCCTGGACCAAACACTGCAAGAGCTCAATAGTTTGTAA
- the LOC144020194 gene encoding uncharacterized protein LOC144020194 isoform X3 produces MEAIKKKMQMLKLDKENALDRAEQAETDQKAAEEKCKLLEDDLLALQKKLKGTEDELDKYSEALKEAQEKLELSEKTATDAEGDVASLNRRIQLVEEELDRAQERLATALQKLEEAEKAADESERGMKVVENRAMKDEEKMEIQELQLKEAKHIAEEADRKYEEVARKMVILESDLERSEERAEVAEVKCSDLEEELKNVTNNLKSLEAQSDKYSEKEDKYEEEIKVLSDRLKEAETRAEFAERTVSKLEKSIDDLEDELYNQKLSYKAISEELDHALNDMNTL; encoded by the exons ATGGAGGCCATCAAGAAGAAGATGCAGATGCTGAAGTTGGACAAGGAGAACGCCCTGGACCGGGCGGAGCAGGCCGAGACGGACCAGAAGGCAGCGGAGGAGAAATGCAAGCTG CTGGAGGACGACCTGCTGGCTCTGCAGAAGAAGCTGAAGGGAACAGAAGATGAGCTGGACAAATACTCGGAGGCCCTGAAGGAAGCTCAAGAGAAACTGGAGCTGTCGGAGAAGACAGCCACCGAC GCGGAAGGTGATGTGGCGTCCCTCAACCGTAGGATCCAGCTGGTGGAGGAGGAGCTGGACCGGGCCCAGGAGAGGTTGGCCACGGCCCTGCAGAAGCTGGAGGAGGCCGAGAAGGCGGCAGACGAGAGTGAGAG AGGCATGAAGGTGGTGGAGAACAGAGCTATGAAAGATGAGGAGAAGATGGAGATCCAGGAGCTGCAGCTCAAGGAGGCCAAACACATCGCAGAGGAGGCCGACCGCAAATACGAGGAG GTGGCTCGTAAGATGGTGATCCTTGAGAGCGACCTCGAGAGATCTGAGGAGAGGGCGGAGGTTGCAGAAGT GAAGTGTAGCGACCTGGAGGAAGAGCTGAAAAACGTCACCAACAACCTCAAGTCCCTTGAGGCCCAGTCTGacaag TACTCTGAGAAAGAAGACAAATACGAGGAGGAGATCAAGGTCCTGAGTGACAGACTGAAGGAG GCGGAAACCCGTGCGGAATTTGCAGAAAGGACAGTGTCCAAGCTGGAAAAGTCCATAGATGATTTGGAAG ACGAACTGTACAATCAGAAGCTGAGTTACAAGGCCATCAGCGAGGAGCTGGACCATGCCCTCAATGATATGAAcaccttgtaa
- the LOC144020194 gene encoding tropomyosin alpha-4 chain-like isoform X2, with protein sequence METVKKKIQALQQQVDEADERAMAVQRELDTERELREKAEGDVASLNRRIQLVEEELDRAQERLATALQKLEEAEKAADESERGMKVVENRAMKDEEKMEIQELQLKEAKHIAEEADRKYEEVARKMVILESDLERSEERAEVAEVKCSDLEEELKNVTNNLKSLEAQSDKYSEKEDKYEEEIKVLSDRLKEAETRAEFAERTVSKLEKSIDDLEDNLSHAKEENIGMHQVLDQTLQELNSL encoded by the exons ATGGAAACTGTGAAAAAGAAAATTCAAGCCCTGCAGCAGCAAGTTGATGAGGCGGATGAACGCGCAATGGCCGTCCAAAGGGAGCTGGACACGGAGAGGGAGCTGCGCGAAAAA GCGGAAGGTGATGTGGCGTCCCTCAACCGTAGGATCCAGCTGGTGGAGGAGGAGCTGGACCGGGCCCAGGAGAGGTTGGCCACGGCCCTGCAGAAGCTGGAGGAGGCCGAGAAGGCGGCAGACGAGAGTGAGAG AGGCATGAAGGTGGTGGAGAACAGAGCTATGAAAGATGAGGAGAAGATGGAGATCCAGGAGCTGCAGCTCAAGGAGGCCAAACACATCGCAGAGGAGGCCGACCGCAAATACGAGGAG GTGGCTCGTAAGATGGTGATCCTTGAGAGCGACCTCGAGAGATCTGAGGAGAGGGCGGAGGTTGCAGAAGT GAAGTGTAGCGACCTGGAGGAAGAGCTGAAAAACGTCACCAACAACCTCAAGTCCCTTGAGGCCCAGTCTGacaag TACTCTGAGAAAGAAGACAAATACGAGGAGGAGATCAAGGTCCTGAGTGACAGACTGAAGGAG GCGGAAACCCGTGCGGAATTTGCAGAAAGGACAGTGTCCAAGCTGGAAAAGTCCATAGATGATTTGGAAG ACAATCTATCGCATGCAAAAGAGGAAAACATAGGAATGCACCAAGTCCTGGACCAAACACTGCAAGAGCTCAATAGTTTGTAA
- the LOC144020339 gene encoding ras-related protein Rab-8A-like has translation MAKTYDYLFKLLLIGDSGVGKTCVLFRFSEDAFNSTFISTIGIDFKIRTIELEGKKIKLQIWDTAGQERFRTITTAYYRGAMGIMLVYDITNEKSFENIKNWIRNIEEHASSDVEKMVLGNKCDINDKRQVSKDRGEKLALEYGIKFMETSAKANINVENAFLTLARDIKSKMDTKMEGNTPQGSSQGVKILEPRKKSSFFHCSLL, from the exons ATGGCGAAGACATACGACTATTTGTTTAAACTGTTATTAATTGGGGACTCCGGGGTTGGAAAGACGTGTGTCCTGTTCAGATTCTCAGAAGACGCCTTCAATTCCACGTTCATATCGACAATAG GCATAGATTTCAAGATAAGGACAATAGAGCTCGAAGGCAAGAAGATCAAGTTGCAGATTTG GGACACAGCCGGTCAGGAGCGCTTCCGAACAATCACGACAGCCTACTACAGAGGAGCCATG GGAATCATGCTCGTCTATGACATCACCAATGAGAAGTCTTTTGAAAATATCAAGAATTGGATCAGGAACATCGAGGAG CATGCGTCATCTGACGTTGAGAAAATGGTTCTTGGCAATAAATGTGACATCAACGACAAGCGGCAGGTGTCCAAAGACAGGGGTGAAAAG CTTGCTTTAGAGTATGGTATTAAGTTCATGGAGACGAGTGCGAAGGCCAACATCAACGTGGAGAAT GCTTTTTTGACACTCGCCAGGGACATCAAATCCAAAATGGATACCAAAATG GAGGGGAACACACCTCAGGGTAGCAGCCAAGGAGTGAAGATTCTGGAGCCACGGAAAAAGAGCAGCTTCTTCCACTGCAGCCTCCTTTGA